GCGGCCGTCAGCTCGGTCGCGGAGGCCGCCCAGCGCGCGCTGCTGCGCCAACCCGAACCCGTGGTCGGGCCGCTGCGGCTGGCCGTCCGGTACGTGTCCGCCGCGGACGCCGCCCGGATCGGCGGCGACCTGTACTCCGTCCTCGACACCCCGCACGGAACCCGGGTGCTGGTCGGCGACGTCCGCGGCAAAGGGCTCGGCGCGGTGCAGACCGCCGCGGTGGTCCTCGGCGCGTTCCGGGAGGCCGCCTACGACGAGCCGAAACTGCCCGTGGTCGCGGCCCGGATCGAGGCCAGCATGCACCGGCACGTGCCCGACGGGGAGTTCACCACCGCGCTGTTCGCCGAGTTCCGCGACGCCGGCAGCGTCGAACTGATGCACCTCGGGCACGTCCCGCCGATCCGGGTCCGCGCCGACGGCCGCACCGAGACCCTGGAGTCCGCCGATCCCTGGCTGCCGCTCGGCCTCGGCCACCTCGCCGCCGGCGAACCCTGCCCCGCCGCCGTGCCGTTCGGCCCGCAGGACGTCCTGGTGCTCTGCACCGACGGCGTGGTCGAGGCCAAGGGCGGCCCGCACGGCGAGTTCTACCCGCTCGCCGAACGCGCCGGCCCGCTGGTCCGCGACGGCTGGCGCTCGCTCGCCGACCTGGACACCGCGGTGGCCCGGCTCTACGCGGACCTGCTCACCCACACCGGCGGCGAGCTGAACGACGACGCGCTGCTGCTGCTGGTCACCCGGCCGGGCGCGGGCGAGAGCTGAGGGCGTCGCCGGGCCGGGGGATGGGCCGGTCCGGCGACGGGGCGAGCCTAGCGGGTGGTCATTTGGCGTCGCCGTAGCAGTCGACGACGGCGGTGGTGAGCGGGAAGCGGACCGGGGTGTCGCCGAAGACCAGGGCGGTGGCCTCCTCGGCGGACTCGGCGACCGCGGCGGCCACGGTGTCGGCCAGGTCCGCCGGGGTGTGCACCACCACCTCGTCGTGCTGGAAGAACACCAGGTGCGGCCGGTCCTCGCCGGAGTGCAGCACCGACAGCCGGCGGCGCAGCGCGGCCAGCAGGGCGAGGGCCCAGTCCGCGCCACTGCCCTGGATGACGAAGTTGCGGGTGAAGCGGCCGCGGGCGCGGGCCGAGCGGCCGCCCGCCTCGCCGGACTCGGGGGCCTCGGTGAGGTCCAGCCAGTCCGCCGAGGGCGGCGGGCAGACGCGGCCCAGGCGGGAGGAGACCACCCCGCCGTCCTCGCCGGTGCGGGCGGCGGCCTCCACGTACCCCATCGCGTCCGGGTAGCGGCGGCGCAGCGTGTTCAGCAGCGGGCCGATGCCGCCGCCGGTCTGGCCGTACATCGCGCCGAGCAGGCCCAGCTTCGCCTTGTCGCGGTCGCCGTGGAAGGCGGTGGCGGCGAGCGCCGCGTACAGGTCACCGCCGGCGGCGGTGCGGGCCAGGCCGGTGTCGCCGGAGAGGGCGGCCAGCACCCGGGGCTCCAGCTGCGCGGCGTCGGCGACCACCAGCAGCCAGCCCGGGTCGGCGACCACCGCGCGGCGCAGCGTGCGGGGGATCTGCAGGGCGCCGCCGCCGCGCGAGGCCCAGCGGCCGGTGACCACGCCGCCCACCACGTACTCGGGGCGGAACCGGCCGCCGCGGGCCCAGGCGGCCTGCCAGGCCCAGCCGTGCGCGGCGTGCAGCCGGGACAGCTCCTTGTAACGGACCATCAGGGCCGCCGCCGGGTGGTCGACGGACTTCAACTCCCAGGAGCGGGTCGAGGAGAGCTGGATGCCGCGGTCGG
The DNA window shown above is from Streptomyces sp. TLI_171 and carries:
- a CDS encoding bifunctional 3'-5' exonuclease/DNA polymerase; translated protein: MRYALVPDPHGPGGRLQPLGEDGTPLGPPEHAPRLAEAVAAAEAEHAPRWVWPTADTAYGPLLAKLPERLARCHDLRLTEALLLGREGRFGAPRSLGAAWSRLRGLPVPPDLPEGALPDEDGLFAPDRLQLPPGTDALEATVAVHGEQLRRLAAIADPAARSRFRLLVAAESAGALLACEMAHDGLPWRADVHDALLTDLLGPRPAIAGTQPARLAELAVEIQQALGARPFNPDSHTQVIKAFADRGIQLSSTRSWELKSVDHPAAALMVRYKELSRLHAAHGWAWQAAWARGGRFRPEYVVGGVVTGRWASRGGGALQIPRTLRRAVVADPGWLLVVADAAQLEPRVLAALSGDTGLARTAAGGDLYAALAATAFHGDRDKAKLGLLGAMYGQTGGGIGPLLNTLRRRYPDAMGYVEAAARTGEDGGVVSSRLGRVCPPPSADWLDLTEAPESGEAGGRSARARGRFTRNFVIQGSGADWALALLAALRRRLSVLHSGEDRPHLVFFQHDEVVVHTPADLADTVAAAVAESAEEATALVFGDTPVRFPLTTAVVDCYGDAK
- a CDS encoding PP2C family protein-serine/threonine phosphatase — its product is MPHLRRERPPATGTGGVPPGRRRNALLAADLQDLSFLRRAAPALTAIVLVGLADYFSGRDRYLAPLMVVVPSIAALTLRPRELLAVCFLGLMTLLGLSHYDQIDDLGDSRFLYGAMVSYFALTAFSAWVAEVRMRRAAAFAAVSSVAEAAQRALLRQPEPVVGPLRLAVRYVSAADAARIGGDLYSVLDTPHGTRVLVGDVRGKGLGAVQTAAVVLGAFREAAYDEPKLPVVAARIEASMHRHVPDGEFTTALFAEFRDAGSVELMHLGHVPPIRVRADGRTETLESADPWLPLGLGHLAAGEPCPAAVPFGPQDVLVLCTDGVVEAKGGPHGEFYPLAERAGPLVRDGWRSLADLDTAVARLYADLLTHTGGELNDDALLLLVTRPGAGES